A part of Perognathus longimembris pacificus isolate PPM17 chromosome 16, ASM2315922v1, whole genome shotgun sequence genomic DNA contains:
- the C1qtnf7 gene encoding complement C1q tumor necrosis factor-related protein 7 isoform X1 gives MSAMPRKEPKMFVLLYVTSFAIYASGQPRGNQAKGENYTPRYICSIPGLPGPPGPPGANGSPGHHGRIGLPGRDGRDGRKGEKGEKGTAGLRGKTGPLGLAGEKGDQGETGKKGPMGPEGEKGEVGPVGPPGAKGDRGEPGVPGLPGVCRCGSIVLKSAFSVGITTSYPQERLPIIFNKVLFNEGEHYNPATGKFICAFPGIYYFSYDITLANKHLAIGLVHNGQYRIRTFDANTGNHDVASGSTVIYLQPEDEVWLEIFFNDQNGLFSDPGWADSLFSGFLLYVDTDYLDSLSEDDDL, from the exons AGCCAAAGATGTTTGTCTTGCTCTATGTTACAAGCTTTGCCATTTACGCAAGTGGACAACCTCGGGGCAATCAGGCCAAAGGAGAGAACTACACCCCGAGGTATATCTGTAGCATTCCTGGCTTACCTGGACCTCCAGGCCCGCCTGGAGCCAATGGTTCACCTGGGCACCATGGCCGCATTGGCCTTCCGGGAAGAGATGGCAGAGAtggcaggaaaggagagaaaggcgAAAAGGGAACTGCAG gtCTGAGGGGGAAGACTGGCCCCCTGGGTCTCGCTGGAGAGAAAGGGGACCAAGGAGAGACTGGGAAGAAAGGACCCATGGGACCCgagggggagaaaggagaagttGGTCCTGTGGGACCCCCTGGAGCCAAAGGAGACCGCGGGGAGCCCGGGGTTCCCGGGCTGCCCGGCGTGTGCAGGTGCGGCAGCATCGTGCTCAAGTCGGCCTTTTCTGTGGGCATCACCACCAGCTACCCCCAAGAGAGACTCCCCATCATATTTAACAAGGTTCTCTTCAACGAGGGGGAGCACTACAACCCCGCCACCGGGAAGTTCATCTGTGCCTTCCCGGGAATCTATTATTTCTCTTATGATATCACTTTGGCCAATAAGCACCTGGCCATCGGGCTGGTCCATAACGGACAGTACCGGATCAGGACCTTCGACGCCAACACAGGCAACCACGACGTCGCTTCTGGGTCCACGGTCATCTACCTGCAGCCGGAGGATGAGGTCTGGCTGGAGATCTTCTTCAATGACCAGAATGGCCTCTTCTCAGACCCAGGGTGGGCAGACAGCTTATTCTCTGGATTTCTCCTCTACGTGGACACGGATTATCTGGATTCCCTATCAGAAGACGATGATCTGTGA
- the C1qtnf7 gene encoding complement C1q tumor necrosis factor-related protein 7 isoform X2, whose protein sequence is MFVLLYVTSFAIYASGQPRGNQAKGENYTPRYICSIPGLPGPPGPPGANGSPGHHGRIGLPGRDGRDGRKGEKGEKGTAGLRGKTGPLGLAGEKGDQGETGKKGPMGPEGEKGEVGPVGPPGAKGDRGEPGVPGLPGVCRCGSIVLKSAFSVGITTSYPQERLPIIFNKVLFNEGEHYNPATGKFICAFPGIYYFSYDITLANKHLAIGLVHNGQYRIRTFDANTGNHDVASGSTVIYLQPEDEVWLEIFFNDQNGLFSDPGWADSLFSGFLLYVDTDYLDSLSEDDDL, encoded by the exons ATGTTTGTCTTGCTCTATGTTACAAGCTTTGCCATTTACGCAAGTGGACAACCTCGGGGCAATCAGGCCAAAGGAGAGAACTACACCCCGAGGTATATCTGTAGCATTCCTGGCTTACCTGGACCTCCAGGCCCGCCTGGAGCCAATGGTTCACCTGGGCACCATGGCCGCATTGGCCTTCCGGGAAGAGATGGCAGAGAtggcaggaaaggagagaaaggcgAAAAGGGAACTGCAG gtCTGAGGGGGAAGACTGGCCCCCTGGGTCTCGCTGGAGAGAAAGGGGACCAAGGAGAGACTGGGAAGAAAGGACCCATGGGACCCgagggggagaaaggagaagttGGTCCTGTGGGACCCCCTGGAGCCAAAGGAGACCGCGGGGAGCCCGGGGTTCCCGGGCTGCCCGGCGTGTGCAGGTGCGGCAGCATCGTGCTCAAGTCGGCCTTTTCTGTGGGCATCACCACCAGCTACCCCCAAGAGAGACTCCCCATCATATTTAACAAGGTTCTCTTCAACGAGGGGGAGCACTACAACCCCGCCACCGGGAAGTTCATCTGTGCCTTCCCGGGAATCTATTATTTCTCTTATGATATCACTTTGGCCAATAAGCACCTGGCCATCGGGCTGGTCCATAACGGACAGTACCGGATCAGGACCTTCGACGCCAACACAGGCAACCACGACGTCGCTTCTGGGTCCACGGTCATCTACCTGCAGCCGGAGGATGAGGTCTGGCTGGAGATCTTCTTCAATGACCAGAATGGCCTCTTCTCAGACCCAGGGTGGGCAGACAGCTTATTCTCTGGATTTCTCCTCTACGTGGACACGGATTATCTGGATTCCCTATCAGAAGACGATGATCTGTGA